ATCCACCGTATAGTGTGTCCGCCTTTTTGCACTCCGTGCATGAGAATGTCTTCTTTTAGGATTCGCCATCTAATTCTCCGAATTTTCAATTTTCATTTTTAATGCTCTCAGTTTGTCCCACCGGGGATCCGGACTGCTTGATTCATGGGAACAGGTTTCCCTGTTCAGGTTAGCTCCGCATACAGGACATAGCCCCTTACAATCAGGACGGCACCGTTTCTGTATCGGCAAAGCCAGTAAAAGCTGATCGCGGACAAAATCACTGAAATCGATACTCAGTGTTTTCGGGGAAATATAAAGGACTTCCTCCTCATCGGGAACTTCCGGTACCGGACCACTGTCTACCACCACTTCAAAATGCTCTTTAAAGTGGCGTTCGAATTCATCCAGACAGATATCGCAGGTCAGGCGGACATCCACCTCCAGTGTCCCCCGGGCAAAATATTTTTGACCCAGTGCATAGATGTAGATGGATGCAGTAACCCGTCCGAACTGTTCCGGGAGTCCAATGGCTGCCGATCGCTCAT
This genomic stretch from Candidatus Neomarinimicrobiota bacterium harbors:
- a CDS encoding DUF177 domain-containing protein; protein product: MEILLSHISHEEKLFEFDERSAAIGLPEQFGRVTASIYIYALGQKYFARGTLEVDVRLTCDICLDEFERHFKEHFEVVVDSGPVPEVPDEEEVLYISPKTLSIDFSDFVRDQLLLALPIQKRCRPDCKGLCPVCGANLNRETCSHESSSPDPRWDKLRALKMKIENSEN